One window from the genome of Nitrosospira multiformis encodes:
- a CDS encoding response regulator transcription factor yields the protein MTDMTTLPAMETDDHPTLLIVDDDATFCGVLAGAMTKRGFDVTCAHTVEQALECAEACTPEYAIIDLRLPGTSGLTLVEKLKTLDPGTRIVMLTGYASIATAVEAIKLGATHYLAKPVDIDEIMLAFERTSGDVDVPISAHPLSVNRLEWEYIQRVLTENKGNVSVTARALNMHRRTLQRKLTKNPAKI from the coding sequence ATGACAGATATGACAACACTCCCGGCAATGGAAACCGATGATCATCCGACTTTACTGATTGTCGATGACGACGCCACTTTTTGTGGCGTGCTCGCTGGCGCCATGACCAAACGCGGGTTTGACGTAACATGCGCGCATACGGTTGAACAGGCGCTGGAATGCGCCGAGGCATGCACGCCTGAATATGCGATTATCGATCTCAGGCTGCCGGGCACCTCCGGTCTCACCCTGGTTGAAAAATTGAAAACGCTTGATCCCGGAACCCGCATTGTCATGTTAACGGGTTATGCCAGTATCGCTACCGCGGTGGAAGCGATCAAACTCGGCGCCACGCACTATCTCGCGAAACCTGTCGACATCGATGAAATCATGCTTGCGTTTGAACGCACCTCGGGTGATGTGGATGTGCCGATCAGCGCGCATCCTTTGTCGGTAAACCGGCTTGAATGGGAATATATCCAGCGCGTATTAACCGAGAACAAGGGGAATGTTTCCGTCACGGCGAGAGCACTCAATATGCACCGCCGTACGCTGCAACGCAAGCTTACCAAGAATCCCGCGAAAATATGA